TGGGGTGATAAAGTATCTAAAACCTTGGGAAATTAAGGGGGTAGTTAAGTACTTGTTAATGATAGGAgtaaaaactttatttaatagGTGTATGACACCAAAATCCTTAGGCATATTTCCTGTATGAATTGTATATTAACAGTTGAATTTCTGACCTCTAACAGCAAAATTATGTACTCAAACCTGGAGCATATGAATGCTAACTTGTACAATTTGAAACACAAGATGTTCTGCAATATGCTGTTGTGGACCATGTGAAATGTAATTTTGTAACAAGTAGGGGGAAAGTAGTTTTCCATGATTCAAATCTTGACATTTAATATGTGCAGTTCTGCTTAATGATTAATGTTTTTAACTGCAGTAATTAAAACTATTTTTCCTGGAATTGACTATCAATAGTTCAGCAGCACTGAATCAAATGGGATACCACCCAGGATTTATGAAATCATTTAAAGAGCGTAATAACACCTGCTTCTAACAGCAAATAGTTGAAAACAGACTTCAGTTGTAATTAACTCTTATTACTAGTGACATTTTTCCAACAATACTTCATAGGTCTTCAAAATGACAATTATAAAACTAATACACAATTACTGTCACATGGAGtttagcaattatttttgaagACAGTTGTCTAAAGGTTTTAAAATAGATTATAAAATGGTTCCCATTGTTATGTAACGTTGGTTAAAACTGACACAGAAAAATCTCTCACTGGCAACCTCTGCTGTGACATTTTTAATGCATGCGGACTTCCTCATGTGTGGAATAAACCTTCTCCTCCCCAGACATAATTAGATATCATAGTAAGGCTATTTCGAACACTGGTACCTGTCAACTAATACCTATTATGAAATACTTCAATTTATACATGACTTTTTCTGCTCCAAGAAATCTATAAATTTATAATTAGAATCTCCTGCTGCTCAATATTTGTACATAACAAACAAAGTACCAGATTATGAAATATTGAAAGCTGAATTCATTATTAATAACTCACAATATATAGTAAATCTTCACAACTATAACTGCAACTTTTTAGGAATCTATATTCCATTTTGTTGGGTTCTACCCTGAGCTCAGTAGCCATGGACACCACCTCTACCATGCTCATTCTTTTCAGATTAGGATTCTGCTCAGGCTTGACACTTgctgtttttaattttcattttatcaTAAGCAGTTTTAGATTGTTGCCAGTGGTAATTTGCAATTTTTATCAAGACCTCTTCATTATAGTTTCTGACAGGACAGATGCTGTAATTAATCATGCAAGACAACTGGGGATAGTGGTCACAGTGCACTTGTACTGCAGCTACTACGGGGAAAGAAatcagagaaagaaaaagaagagttcTTTTCCTTCTCAAGAATAAGAATGTATAAAAAGCACCAGCATCTCGACACTACAGTAGAGGAAGATTCCAAACCTGCCACGTGATATGCTTATGTTTTTTACCCTTATATATCACTCAGTGCTCATATCCTAAAATATGCAAATAAGAAATAGAGATGAGCTTGAATCACAAAGTTCAGGGTTTTTATATCCAGGGTTTTGAATCAGCCGGTTACAGAAGTTCAGGGGTTTTTTAAAACCAGAATTTTGACTGAGACCATTATGAAATACTACTAGTCTGCCCGATTCTGCTACCTCATCTCCTCAAGTAGTGCCTTTGATATTATGCAACATCCGTGTATTGTGAAAATTTTATAATCCCACCCTCTATACACTGCCTGTGCAGTTAGTCACAGAGACTCTAAACAAGTCATATGCTGTTCTTCACATATTTTAACAAGGGCATTTGTACATATACCAGAACTGATCGTATACAATACCAGCAAATTTTGCACAGTACCTAGTTACACAGGGTGCTtgagaaaataaaaatctgaagGGAGAATAAGTAAGTTTTTAAAGACAGTACTATTAAAAGTTAACACTTTCTTTTGGTTGTTGCATCAAACACTTCCAGTCCACTGGTTTTACTGAAATGTGTTTATTCTATAGCAAGATAAAAGCATTTATTTTAGATAAGCAAAATACAAACAACTTAATTGCTGCTATCATAACTCATAAAAAAGTATAAAACAGCTTAAAAACACAATAAGCAACGTAGCAATTAATAGTTCATGTTACCAGTGTTTACATTAAAGCCTCATTTATGAAAACTTTACAACACGATATGAAAACTTAcaacttttaaagaaaatatttacatTGATTATTCAGATGTGAAGCTTTTTATATATTCTACTGGTATTACAGCATATTAAAACCTCTtgcattttttaatttcagtttttgtaATAACAGTTTTATTTAAGtgcatttcccttttaaaaatacagtgtaTTAAATCTGAAACTCATCACTTAAACACAGAATATAATATTCACATTTGTTTTGTAACTGGAATTAACATAATAGGGTAACAGTGTCGATATATATTTTGTTACAAAGTATAGTAGGTTTATTTAGAGAAATCAAAGTGAAAGGACGGGTCAACTATTTAAATTTAGTCGCTTGCGTTTGTTTTTCTGCAGAGGtgtaggaaagaaaaaaatacgaGCTTTGGCAAAAATCTGATTTACATTATTTTCATGACAAAAAAATGCCATCAACTACTCATGTCATACAAGTATGATTGTATGAAATCCAATCATTATTTTACAGGTTGTTACAACTGTGCTTTTAAGGGTTTCATGAGGTTAAACTGCCTTGAAGTGCATTACTCACTTTTAGAGAAAGAAAGGTTACATTATATAACTCCAAAAGGCCATTCTGCAGTCATAACATCCAAGTATTTATTAGGCCATTTGATTCACATATTGTAGGTAAagcttaaataaattaaaaaggccATCACATGAAAAGGAgcacagcttttatttttttaatttttttttaacaaaatgattTATAGTCAGCTAAAAGATGATACACAGCTACATTGTAGTTCTTTATTGCCTATCTAATAGACACTTTAGAGGATCGTTTGATCTGTTATGCATCTCTGCATAACTACTATCAACAATTTACAGTTTTCAGCCAAATATGGTTTACCCCTACCCCCTTGATAAATGCAAAACAACGTTACAAGAACATTTATCTTCAGAAAATACTAACCTGCGATAATACTTGAGTCTGTGTTTGGGACTGTATTTGTGACTGGTGCTGCTGAGATGCTGGCTGAGGGCTCCCAATGGCAGGGATGGGTGAGGTCATCTGTGAGGCTACAGGGGAATGCTGCTGAGGAGAAGGCTGGGACTGGTGTTGCATGTGTTGCATTTGCTGTTGCTGCATTTGCTGAAGCTGTATCTGTTGCAGCTGTTGTTGCATTTGCTGCTGATTAATTTGCTGgtgaagatgctgctgctgctgctgcaaatgtTGCTGCATGTGGTGCTGAAAATGCTGCTGTTGCATTTGTTGTTGGATTTGCTGATGCATTTGATGCTGAtgtagttgctgctgctgcatttgcTGCATCTGTTGCTGCTGTAGCTGTTGCATCTGATGCTGCTGGGTTTGCATTGAAGGGCTTACTTGCGATGAAGATGGTGTTGTGACCATATTTGTTCCCATAGAGCTTATCAATGGGGCTGCAATGTTTGCTGGCATGTTTGGTGCAATGGTAACAGAAGCTACAATCTGATTCATTGGCAGTCTCATGGTTAAAGGTTTTGGAGCAATTGCCCTGGGAAGGGACTGTTGGAGAGTCTGAGGAGATGCAGACACTGTTGCATGTTGAGAGAGAGGAGTATTCAGCAGAAGGGAGGATGACAAATTAGTGGACGCCAACGTTTGCTGAACAGACCGTATTGTCTGGGCTTCAGCTGATTCTGCAGCCGCCTGCATTTAAAAGAGACATTCAAGAGCTGATattggtacagagaagggcattATTATCAGGCTCACAAATTATATGAAGTCCCTTTCTGCCCTCATATACTGTTAATGTAAACAGCTTAACATGAAGTAGGAAAGATCATTCATCCTAAGCAGTCTTACAGTTGTTATAGTGGTTCATGCAGCAGATATGAGTCACAATACTTCTTAGAGTTTGCACAATGCAGCTGATTTCCTTTATTGAACAGCAGTTTCAATAGATCTATTGTCTCATTTCTTATTTCTtcccttttaaattaaatctgTACAAGATAGAGAGCCGGCAGGGATCCTGGCTAAGAGTTACCCAGATCAATTTAAGAGACCTCACATTTTTACAGGGACAAAAAGGGGTGCTGTTGAGgtgaagaaaaaatccagaagCTGCCAAGGAAAGAAAGGGGTTTTTTTCCTGGAAAATATCAATTAGCAGGGAGAAGAGACCATTAGGGCTCAGATTCATTCCATCCTGCATTAATACACCGCTCTAGCTGGTACCACAAACAACTAAAGTTCTGATTCTGACAGaaagctaaattctgctctccctGAACCCTTGcaatcctgctgaagtcaatgggattgcatGGGGGAAGacctgaatttggcccagcagCTTTAAGATAAATACCCACAGGGACATCATGGCACAATACGTTGCATACTTGCATATTTGTTTTCCACAAAACTTTCCTGTGACGGATGTGAATGGAATTACTGATGACACACCACTGAAGGGCAAAACCTCTTTAACTGACTTGTAGAGTATGGTTCTCAACGATTGCTGGTCATTAGTGTACCAAGTCGGAGTTCTTTACAGATAATTAAAGTCTAAagggatttcaatgagagttaggcatttttgaaaatcccagtcagtgcctatctgcatctttaggcacctaaatatatttaacaatcCAGGCCTGTTATGCTGACCAATAGAGTCTCATTGTTTCTGTGTACTCCCCTGtctgtctatatccatctgttCTCTTGTCTTGTATGTAGATTATAACCCCTTAGgatagggaccatctttttgttcagtgtttgtaaagTACCTACAATGGgattctggtccatgactagagctcctagCCACGACAGTAATACAAACAACTAATAATAATAGTAAGTCCCACTGTCTTTGAAAGACAATGATACTTTGGCTCCTAAGCAACCTTGGTGCTTTCGAAAAGAAGattagggtaacattttcaaaagtgtctaagtgaCATAGTGGCCTCATTTTACAAACCCTTGAGATAATAAAGAGCCATATCCTGCGGACAATATAACTTCAGATATAGCTCAAAGTTTTCAACTACTGGTGTTGTTTTGATATTTGTAATCTGAATTATATGAAATGCTCAACACTTTCTCTTGTGCTATTCATATAAGTGATCTTGAGAGCTGGTTTTCATCATTTTCTTGTACTGTCTCCTTACATTTTATTGTTGGAGTTAGGGATTCTTTTGTAATTAATCCATGAGACATGTAAGCAGACTATTAATTGTATCTAGTAATTCTTCCATAGATATTTTAGTTGGATGCATGCATATATCTCTTATGTTCAAATGTGAAAGGAGAACCAATCTAAGAATGCCAATTAAAAGGCTCCTTCTTACATAAGAATGCTATAGGCTGACTTTCCTCATATTGCAAGATGGATTTTATAACTATATTTCTTCTGAAGTACTCAGTATGGATCCTGGTTGTCCATTTGCAGGTACTTTCTAAATTCATAGCCATAGTGTATTTCTGTCTTTCAACAGCAAGAAATACACAGGCTTCATCACGCCTCATCTTGCACCTTGCCCCATATCCAATATAGTCTGTCTTCTTAGAAAGTGGGAAGTTGGAAAATTCTGCAGATAGCTTGTAAATCTGAGTATTTAAAAGCCAATacatttctaatgatcaaattcTACTTTTATAAACTGTCGCTCACCGTAGTGACATGTATTATTTTACTTCTAAAAATAACCCAGAGACAAGGTGTGTTTGCATAATTATTGTCCGATATTTATTACAGTGATTTTAGGACTATGAAAAAATTTTGTGCAAAAACTAAGCACAGAATGTCATTTGAGCTGTTACACAAAATGTTTCAGGGCTATATAAAAGGAATTCTGGGAttctagatttatttttaatcacatgacaAAATTCACATTTAAATAACCATTGCCAAACTCTACCTTACGTTTGATTGAAGTCACCATCAGGCTTACCTTAGAAACAAGACTAGCTCTATAAGCAGCAAGTGCCTTTAGGTATTCTTTTTTGGCAGCTTCTGTTTTCCTTTTATATACCTGTTAAAGACACCACAATTAACACCAACTTCAGCTTATACATTTTTCACCATAAAACACCACTTGCCCCAATGGGGTCATGCTTGTATACATGCAAGGAAATTAAAGATATAGTCCTGCTTTTCAGTCTATAcatcctccacccacccacacaatTATGTGATTTTTCTTCTCTTAAAATGTTGACAACTAGCCTTACACTGAAAATCATATTACCTTACACTGTACACTATCTACTCCTGTAGATGAACATCAGTTTTCATCTTACTGCCTACCTGTTTGGATTTTAACCACGGTACCCTAATGTTTTCCTTTGGTAATCCTTGTTATCACTAATCATATTATTGTTCTATGGCTGCTACAAATTGCTATAGTGAATGGTCTTAGCTGGTGGTCAGTACTATTAAGTATGACATTTCTTTCAGCAAGATGTTTCCTTCTCCTTGACGTGATTTCCAGGCTTGTCTCACCTCTCTAGGAACTAATACTGTACTAAGACCAGTTATCAGGGAGATATGGCAGGAGTGCAATTTCAACTGCTGGTAGAAGAGAAGAGAATGAAATTAAGTCTGAAAAACTAGTGAAAATCTCCAGggagtgaagatttttttttaggcAGTATGGATGAAGAAGTAGAAAAACATCACACTCTATTAAGGGTCGGATTTTGAAAAGTGTACAAAGTTGACCTAactcaattcccactgactttaatggaaacaGAGTTAAGCCAAAGCTGAGCCATCTGTATTTTTGTACATCTCACTTTCAATATATGGAAAAAAATCACCTTTAAACTGCTAACATTTCGCAGGCTGAAAATCTTCCAAAGAAATCATAAACTGTATGTCCAAAACAAGAACCATTCATAGCTTGCCACAAAACTGTTTTCCAAATTAGGGCGCTTAAGGGGTGACTGGAGATCTCAGAATTGAGAGACAAAATATACTTTAGGATTGGGGATTTTAACTTCACTAACCAATGAAAACTAGAGCAGTCACCATTAAACCAAAACCAAGTGAATCAGCCACTTTACATGGCAGCAGGTGCTTTGTAACAAGAGGCCAATAAGTATGCCTCTCCCTTCTTCACATTGTTCTACTTACCACTAAGGGGTCTATTCTTCTATCTACATGCAAACATAACTTCCATTAACAATAATGGGGGTTGCACAGAAGTATCAACAGGAAAACAGACCCCCAAGGACTCTATTATTTTCTCAATTCATGCGTAGGAGTTATGTGGATATGGAGAGGAACACAACCCCTAAGAAGGAAACACTAATCTCTGAAAACTCATTCTACTGTACTAAGTTTTAAAATGAGCTATGAATAAAATTTCAAACAGTAGGCTGATATAATGAGGCACACAGGGTTGGCTTCAAAGGTTTGAAACCAACAATCTTTGTAACAAAGGTTCGTAAAGAAGACCAAAGGAAATGGCAAATGTGTTGTACCTTCCCTTCTAGTCTAAATTTTGagtaaagtaaaaagaaaaaaagcgtAACAATATATTATTTAATTATATATAACAGGGTACTGGGATGCCATCACCCAAGCTTTCTACAAACTGACCTGTAAAGACTGGACTTGATGGCATCAAACTGACCTGTAAAGACTGGACTTGTCCTATCTATGTGAATTGATAGGACACCAAAGTTCGATACCACCGGCAGACAACATGCTGCTTTGCAGTCAGCTCCTCAGgaaatgtaaatcagcatagctcagtGGAGCAACATTGATATACACTAGCTGACAATCTAGTTCCTGATATTTACTTGTCATTTTACTTCTCATAATATACTATTGCATAACTGCAGTCTATTCTTTATTACCTGTTTTTGTTCTTCTCCTAAACTGTCCCACATAGATGCTACTATTTTTGAAACCTCTCCAAATGTAGCATTAGGGTTCTGCCCTTTAATTGCAGCCTGTGTGTCCCTGAAGAATAGAGCATATGCTGACACTGGCTTTTGTGGTTCATTGggatctttctttttcttcttctttggagTCTTGGGCTTCTTGCCAGAATCCGGAGCAGCTCTTTTTTCTCCAGTAGCCTAAGAAACAGCAACAGAAATCATTGCCTACATGGTATATTCACTTGAAATATAGTTAGGAAGATCAAATGTGTATGAAAAATCCTCAGAAGTTCTATTAAACAACAAATGAATAAGATTAATGGACAGGTAACGTTTTAGAATCCTGTTGTGCAGCCCTTACTCCTGCTAAGTAGAATTAACTCAGGCGTTTAATCCCACTGGCCTTAATGGAAGTAAATGTGTGTGTAATAACTATTCAACATGACTAAGGGTTGCAGACTCAGTCCCTTAAGTTTTAGATGGGAAGAGCATGTCCTGGATATAATTTCAATAAAAATTAATACAGGCTACATTACATATTTTGTGCATTCTCCATGAAAGAATAGATTTCAGCAACAGAAACTCAAAAATAAGAAGCTTAGGGGCACCTCCTGGTCCCTTGGCTAAGCCTGTTAACTCCCGCTTGGACCAGGGGTTACGAATACTTTCCTCTGGCTACAGAGCAATAGTGGAGTCAATTCTTCAGAAGTGTGCATAatacagctctttagtgatttcaggaGGATATCTTAGGCatatatcaagtatcagaggggtagccatgttagtctggatctgtaaaagcagcaaagagtcctgtggcaccttatagactaacagacgtattggagcatgcatCCGACatagtgggtatttacccacgaaagctcatgctccaatacatctgttagtctataaggtgccacaggactccttgctgtttaGGCATATATGCATGTATAGGCCTATTTCTTTATGACAAATTTCAGATTTTATAGATGTGATCAGTCAGTTTACACTACCTTATAACTGTTTTGACATTTTAACATTCTTTAGTGtcatatattaaaatatacatgCATTTTGCTAGAAATAAAGGTTGACCTTTCCCTTTTTATGGAAGTTTTAGTATGCCAGGAGTTCATTTCCATAGAGATTTAAATAGACCTGTTAGCAAAGGAATTATTCTGTTCAGATCAACTgaaattaatacaaatatttgagcAATGAGAATTTACTTAAGGGTTAGGGTTGCATGTACTACCCAGGCAGATCTCCTGATGAAACCAATGGGAACTGTGCAAGTGAAAGCTCTGCAGGGTAGGGTCGTCATAAAGTAATATTATGGAGaaaaagtatcagggggtagccgtgttagtctggatctgtaaaaagcgataaagagtcctgtggcaccttatagactaacagacgtattggagcataagcttttgttggtgaatacccacttcgtcagacgcatgtgtctgacaaagtgggtattcgcccacgaaagcttatactccaatacatctgttagtctataaggtgtcacaggactatTAGGGAGAAAGTCCTTTCTTCACCATATCCCTCTGCTGTCACAGAGTATCCCTAGAACAGCAGAATGGGGTAGAATGCAAGGAGCACATATATGTTGTAAAAAGCCCCCTCTGTGATTCTTGAAGGGGTCCTCAGGAGGGTTTCCTGTGTGCCAGCCTCAGGGAGGTCTGGGGAGGATCCTTGGCAGGGAACTGATGACTACATGGATCCATCAGTTCACTGCTTCTCCACCCATCTACCCACAGGAAGTGGTGGAGTTGGAGAGTGATAGCAGTGTGTGTTCACTCTAGCTCTGTAGCAAATAAGCAACTATAATTTTACTAAGTAAAGAGGTCACCCAGAGCTTATGAATATTGCCACAATCATATACTCCACTACtgaaatatatgtatattttaccTGGCCACATTGCAGTGAAGTCAGCAGTTCTACTGCTACGTATTCAAAACTATATTATATCTAGTCatatatattaaaacacatactaTAACTTACTCTGTTTGATTCATCTGCATCCTCTTCATTTATAGAGCTGGATGGGGAAGGAGTTGCTGATTTACTTGCAGGAGGTGAAGGAGAAGTATGTGGCAAGCTAGTGCCTCCTAAATTTAGTCCCAGCTGTGCACTTAGCTGAGACTGGTTAATGGTGGTTAACTGACTAGGAGGCATAATTCCTGAACGAGCAGCATCAGTCATATGAACAATCGATCTCATAATCAAAGAATGATCTTGGCGATACTGTGAAACTTGTGAGTGGCTATGATCCTAAAAAGCATGGAAAGAGCAAATATTTAGCAGCGACCATAAAATGTTATGGATCATTTTAACAGTCTTATTTAGTTGacactgtcaacttgaaatctagtcagtttaaaaaatgagttaaaagCAGCTTGAGGTATAACACCTTCCCCAGAGTCCCCCTACCCATTATTGTGGCATTACAATCATATTTCCctattctttaaaatgttttccacCTGTCGTTGTTGCTGTGCAGATTACCAACACAAACAAGGGGAAAACACTGACTGACTGTGCAGGGGAAACACTGAAACTGATGGGACACAAATTGCTGCTATCCACACaccaagtaaacaaaatgaaaaaaaaataaacattttcttctACTGAATGGCAACTCAGTTGTTACATAGTTCTTATCTGTAACCAACGTAGGTAAAAAAATAATTCAGACTGAAGTGGAATCCAAGTTATTTTAAGCAAAGAACCTGTAGAGTCTGGAACTCAGACACTGCAGCATGCTAGTGCACAGTTCAAATAATTCAAATCactgctaaaaaaaaattctgcaggtAGCCTACAGAAAAGTAAATACACacagataaaaataaaatccaaataACTAAGTACACATGGAACTAACAAACTACATCCTAATCATCAGTCTTATTTTTCTTGTATATTGTGTCTCTAACTCCCAtcgtttgtgggttttttgtcttTACAGATCAAAAACTCTTGAGGGCCAGAACTGCTTTCTTATAAatctgtacagtacctagcatgtTTATAAATAACAACAGAGATCCTGAGTGTAAAATGAACTTGAATCTGTCTATGCAGAACTAGGTTTTATTATTTGTAAGTATATAAAGAAGATCAATATTCCataaaagaatatttaaaaatgaaagaaaaaatgctCATTTATAGACCACACTTAGTAAATGGAGAGAATAAAAATCTCACAAATTGATTCAGAAATCTGCCTAATCTATATTGTTCAAACAGAGGGAAATGCAAGAAGTAAATTAGATTCTGAACATTCTTTCAGTGCTAATAATCTATACCATACTTAGTTGCACATGAAGGAATACTTAAATAAATATAGTTGAACCTCAGCAAACTGCAGATTCATGAAGTGCTCAATTTACAGTCTACCCCCAACTtccctgctgggtgctgagcttaCTTGAAAAACTGGCCAGAAGCATCTCAGTAGGACCTATAAGTGCTGAACTTATTTGACAATCTGGagcttatttaagtgcctaaataaggCTGAACTCTTTCAGAATTGCCTCCA
Above is a genomic segment from Gopherus flavomarginatus isolate rGopFla2 chromosome 14, rGopFla2.mat.asm, whole genome shotgun sequence containing:
- the TOX3 gene encoding TOX high mobility group box family member 3 isoform X1; this encodes MDVRFYPAAAGSSLPGDPSNLDFAQCLGYYSYNKFGNNNNYMNMTEANNAFLSANEQTFHTPSLGDEEFEIPPITPPPESDPTLGMADILLPFQGLGDQLPGQGSEFTPQFPPQSLDLPSITISRNLVEQDGVIHSNGLHMDHSHSQVSQYRQDHSLIMRSIVHMTDAARSGIMPPSQLTTINQSQLSAQLGLNLGGTSLPHTSPSPPASKSATPSPSSSINEEDADESNRATGEKRAAPDSGKKPKTPKKKKKKDPNEPQKPVSAYALFFRDTQAAIKGQNPNATFGEVSKIVASMWDSLGEEQKQVYKRKTEAAKKEYLKALAAYRASLVSKAAAESAEAQTIRSVQQTLASTNLSSSLLLNTPLSQHATVSASPQTLQQSLPRAIAPKPLTMRLPMNQIVASVTIAPNMPANIAAPLISSMGTNMVTTPSSSQVSPSMQTQQHQMQQLQQQQMQQMQQQQLHQHQMHQQIQQQMQQQHFQHHMQQHLQQQQQHLHQQINQQQMQQQLQQIQLQQMQQQQMQHMQHQSQPSPQQHSPVASQMTSPIPAIGSPQPASQQHQSQIQSQTQTQVLSQVSIF
- the TOX3 gene encoding TOX high mobility group box family member 3 isoform X2; amino-acid sequence: MDVRFYPAAAGSSLPGDPSNLDFAQCLGYYSYNKFGNNNNYMNMTEANNAFLSANETFHTPSLGDEEFEIPPITPPPESDPTLGMADILLPFQGLGDQLPGQGSEFTPQFPPQSLDLPSITISRNLVEQDGVIHSNGLHMDHSHSQVSQYRQDHSLIMRSIVHMTDAARSGIMPPSQLTTINQSQLSAQLGLNLGGTSLPHTSPSPPASKSATPSPSSSINEEDADESNRATGEKRAAPDSGKKPKTPKKKKKKDPNEPQKPVSAYALFFRDTQAAIKGQNPNATFGEVSKIVASMWDSLGEEQKQVYKRKTEAAKKEYLKALAAYRASLVSKAAAESAEAQTIRSVQQTLASTNLSSSLLLNTPLSQHATVSASPQTLQQSLPRAIAPKPLTMRLPMNQIVASVTIAPNMPANIAAPLISSMGTNMVTTPSSSQVSPSMQTQQHQMQQLQQQQMQQMQQQQLHQHQMHQQIQQQMQQQHFQHHMQQHLQQQQQHLHQQINQQQMQQQLQQIQLQQMQQQQMQHMQHQSQPSPQQHSPVASQMTSPIPAIGSPQPASQQHQSQIQSQTQTQVLSQVSIF